In the genome of Treponema pedis, one region contains:
- a CDS encoding ABC transporter ATP-binding protein: MKEAIKTINLSKKYGKHLVVDDLNLSIKCGEIVGFLGLNGAGKTTTMRMLLGLIKPTTGECYIQGKKVDQYNLEVRNEIGYIIETPYSYPDLTVKENLEIVSTLRGVRNTDNIDKVIEKLKLNQHKNKQVKHLSLGNVARLGIAKAIIHKPKILILDEPTNGLDPLGVIEVRELLNELANVLGTTILISSHKLEEIAKIATRIIIIHEGRLIREVESKELDKYLEKKLLVSGSDNRAIKEVLSNKGYQVDLKSDLENNICFVELTDIKSVKYPEEIAKLLVNSGYPPKLLTVEKEDLENYFVRIIHDYNEGAHNE; the protein is encoded by the coding sequence GTGAAAGAGGCAATTAAGACAATAAATCTTTCTAAAAAATATGGAAAACATCTTGTTGTTGATGACCTGAATCTATCAATAAAATGTGGTGAAATAGTAGGTTTTTTAGGGTTGAATGGTGCAGGAAAAACGACAACTATGAGAATGCTTTTAGGATTGATAAAACCTACAACAGGAGAATGTTATATCCAAGGGAAAAAGGTAGACCAATATAATTTAGAGGTTCGGAATGAAATAGGTTATATTATTGAAACGCCTTATTCTTATCCGGACTTAACTGTGAAGGAAAATTTAGAAATTGTTAGTACATTAAGAGGGGTTAGAAATACAGATAATATTGACAAAGTAATTGAGAAATTAAAATTAAACCAACATAAAAATAAACAAGTAAAACACCTTTCTTTGGGAAATGTTGCTCGCTTAGGAATTGCAAAAGCTATTATTCATAAACCTAAAATACTAATTCTCGATGAGCCGACCAACGGATTAGACCCTTTAGGAGTTATTGAGGTTAGAGAACTATTAAATGAATTAGCGAATGTTCTCGGTACAACGATTCTTATTTCCAGTCATAAACTGGAAGAAATAGCTAAAATTGCTACCAGAATAATAATTATACATGAGGGTAGACTGATAAGAGAAGTTGAGAGTAAAGAATTAGATAAGTACTTAGAAAAAAAGTTGTTAGTAAGCGGTTCTGATAACAGGGCTATAAAAGAAGTATTATCTAATAAAGGCTATCAAGTGGATCTCAAATCAGACTTAGAAAATAATATCTGTTTCGTGGAACTGACTGATATAAAATCCGTGAAATATCCGGAAGAAATTGCTAAATTGCTGGTTAATTCAGGTTATCCCCCAAAACTTCTGACTGTTGAAAAAGAAGATTTAGAAAATTATTTCGTTAGAATAATTCATGACTACAATGAAGGAGCGCATAATGAATAG
- a CDS encoding S8 family peptidase has protein sequence MPDRPLILFPSPERADREHKPPVFTKTVRPSFRKQFTRLQPSFTLLKTAFEQKALKIQQSLTGINPEFALVFEIIGTVDNFYTAVKNTDGFEWIFDSETEPFDPDDDFYQVDNTSNEKLNTPLNGKLYCVMSNQQAMLQLLSLWKRYQNGETNVFKRGFVGLRDIFTHIKDLRKWDSRDRIEETHALEYWRESLEIDGNSPVPFEIELFFRSDAAKRSISTETIHHEIRSLEGHVIQECIIDEICYHGMLVELPRTSIESLVNRYEEIELSQVDDIMFFRPVCQSVFVSATDSEIYNSTEETSLPIGDAVVAVFDGMPMQNHRLLRGRVIVDDPDDYATGYESKYRVHGTSMVSLVIYGDIKRNDIPISSPVYVRPVLRPKQNGFDKITEAVPDDSMFIDVLHRAVKRMMEGDGQESATAPNTRVINLSIGDPVRQLAVTMSPTARLLDFLAYKYKILFIISAGNHPEIVNFVETTFDELKSLDITQRSNVFGETIKDNQRNLKILAPSESLNGITIGALYDDFTDTNETDRFIWAVDRGLPSPISAIGKGYRSIITPDLFYYGGRKFIRGRFDGKIDWVESSREPGCLSAVPYGMGNTDGCAFSFGTSDAAAQITHEAAKCHDVLNQIFLDETGVKMPVDSTAILLKAMLTHGASWESIANKLASSMKTSPKQLSKWIGNGIPNISRVIECTKERITLIGLGALKKDEGDIFRLPLPVDFSTRPMKRKLTVTLAYLSPVVPNKQTYRGAQLWFNIDDGGKGLVPDRQNTEWQAVRKGSLQHEIFIGENPIVWNDDDLIIKVNCREEAIKLKKNEIPYCIFVSFEVAEGFDVDLYTDVSTRIRPHVQISSN, from the coding sequence ATGCCAGACAGACCTTTAATATTATTTCCGTCTCCAGAGAGAGCAGATCGTGAACACAAGCCTCCCGTATTTACAAAGACAGTAAGGCCATCTTTTAGAAAGCAGTTCACTCGGCTACAACCATCTTTTACTTTACTCAAAACTGCTTTTGAACAGAAGGCATTAAAGATTCAGCAATCTCTCACTGGGATTAACCCTGAATTTGCTTTGGTTTTTGAAATAATCGGAACTGTTGATAATTTCTATACGGCAGTGAAGAATACGGATGGTTTTGAATGGATATTTGACAGCGAGACTGAACCATTTGATCCAGATGATGATTTTTACCAAGTTGACAACACCTCTAATGAAAAACTTAATACTCCACTAAACGGGAAGTTATACTGCGTAATGTCTAATCAACAGGCGATGTTGCAATTATTATCATTGTGGAAAAGATATCAAAACGGAGAAACTAATGTATTCAAGCGGGGTTTTGTAGGACTCCGTGATATTTTTACCCATATAAAAGATTTAAGGAAATGGGATTCAAGGGATAGAATTGAAGAAACACACGCTTTAGAATATTGGCGTGAATCGCTAGAAATTGATGGGAATTCTCCTGTTCCATTCGAAATTGAACTGTTCTTTAGAAGTGATGCAGCAAAAAGAAGTATTTCTACCGAAACGATTCATCACGAAATTCGATCGTTAGAAGGACATGTAATTCAGGAATGTATAATAGATGAAATATGTTACCATGGTATGTTAGTTGAATTACCAAGAACTTCTATTGAGAGCTTAGTTAATCGATATGAAGAAATCGAATTGTCACAAGTTGATGATATCATGTTCTTTCGTCCTGTTTGTCAGTCTGTATTTGTTTCCGCAACGGATTCAGAAATATATAATTCTACTGAAGAAACATCATTACCGATAGGTGATGCTGTGGTTGCTGTTTTCGATGGTATGCCAATGCAGAATCACCGCCTGCTTCGTGGACGAGTCATAGTTGATGACCCTGATGACTATGCGACGGGATATGAAAGTAAATATCGTGTTCACGGTACATCAATGGTTTCCCTGGTAATTTATGGTGACATTAAAAGGAATGACATTCCTATTAGTAGTCCTGTTTATGTGCGACCTGTCCTACGACCGAAACAAAACGGCTTTGATAAGATAACAGAAGCTGTTCCTGATGATAGCATGTTTATTGATGTTCTTCATCGAGCTGTAAAGAGAATGATGGAAGGAGATGGTCAGGAGAGTGCAACAGCACCCAATACTAGAGTAATTAATTTATCTATTGGAGACCCTGTGCGACAGTTGGCTGTCACAATGAGTCCAACTGCGCGCTTGCTTGATTTTCTGGCTTATAAATATAAGATTTTGTTTATCATAAGTGCCGGCAACCACCCTGAGATTGTAAATTTTGTAGAAACAACTTTCGATGAACTAAAATCTCTCGATATAACACAAAGGAGCAATGTTTTTGGTGAGACTATAAAAGATAATCAGCGTAACCTTAAAATATTGGCACCATCAGAAAGTTTGAATGGGATTACAATCGGTGCTCTGTACGATGATTTTACCGATACAAATGAAACCGATCGTTTTATTTGGGCTGTTGACAGAGGACTACCATCACCAATATCTGCAATTGGAAAAGGATATCGTTCTATCATTACTCCGGACTTGTTTTATTATGGTGGTAGAAAATTTATTAGAGGAAGATTTGATGGCAAAATTGATTGGGTGGAATCTTCGCGTGAGCCGGGATGTTTGTCTGCTGTTCCATATGGAATGGGGAATACCGATGGATGTGCTTTCTCTTTTGGAACGAGCGATGCTGCTGCTCAAATAACACATGAAGCGGCAAAATGCCATGATGTGCTGAATCAGATATTTCTTGACGAAACAGGTGTCAAAATGCCAGTAGATTCTACTGCAATTCTTTTGAAAGCTATGCTCACACATGGTGCATCATGGGAATCTATTGCTAATAAGCTTGCTTCATCAATGAAAACCTCCCCAAAGCAATTAAGTAAATGGATTGGAAACGGTATCCCTAATATAAGTCGTGTTATAGAGTGCACTAAAGAACGTATAACTCTTATCGGACTTGGAGCATTAAAGAAAGACGAAGGGGATATATTTAGACTCCCGCTTCCTGTAGACTTTTCGACTCGTCCAATGAAACGGAAGCTGACTGTTACATTGGCCTATCTTTCTCCTGTTGTACCAAATAAGCAAACATATCGAGGTGCACAACTATGGTTTAATATTGATGATGGTGGAAAGGGGCTTGTTCCAGATAGGCAAAATACAGAATGGCAGGCAGTTCGTAAAGGTTCATTACAACATGAGATTTTTATTGGAGAAAACCCAATCGTCTGGAATGATGATGACCTTATCATAAAAGTAAATTGTAGAGAGGAAGCAATTAAACTTAAGAAAAACGAAATACCATATTGTATATTTGTAAGTTTTGAAGTGGCAGAAGGGTTTGATGTGGATTTATATACTGATGTTTCAACAAGAATTCGCCCTCATGTCCAGATTTCAAGCAACTAA
- a CDS encoding helix-turn-helix domain-containing protein, with the protein MAFSEFVIFVRKKLNLSQKQLADAINVSYSTINRWENCHVMPSNLAVKSFLYFCENNFIDIPDGLL; encoded by the coding sequence ATGGCATTTTCGGAGTTTGTTATTTTTGTACGAAAGAAACTTAATTTAAGTCAAAAACAGCTTGCTGATGCAATAAATGTAAGCTATTCAACTATTAACCGCTGGGAAAATTGTCATGTTATGCCAAGCAATTTAGCGGTAAAAAGTTTTTTGTATTTTTGTGAAAATAATTTCATCGATATTCCGGATGGTCTATTATAA
- a CDS encoding SIR2 family protein codes for MQTINWEQDHILYIANEVPENSDKPDEKHLRTVIEPWLTAVFQSEHLSLLTGTGLTTGICYEAGVTPQAMGRIDFNICNEEIHKYADSAAENLSRGAANFEDDLRTAIELLKGMKILNDSKTPELESEINNQLKNLVTNLQSNEKKVLAAADKGTEALALLRRFLISFSSRTATRDRLHIFTTNYDRFIEYALDEAGIYTLDRFIGKLDPTLRMHKMELDFHYNPPGIRGEPRYVEGVVRYTKLHGSLDWHFSNGEIHKIPMPFGSEPRGENTGNPYDTVVIYPNSSKGIDTAYFPYSELFRDFSTAICRPNSVLVTYGYGFGDSHINAIIRDMLTIPSTHLVIISFDKAGDKPADKNDGIRSPGRIEKFVNNCNASQLTLLIGNHFGHIKTLTENYLPKSAIDRISDRRHKIEEKRNTQKKKGEEAEGNDV; via the coding sequence ATGCAAACGATTAATTGGGAACAAGACCATATTTTGTATATTGCAAATGAGGTTCCTGAAAATTCCGATAAACCGGATGAAAAACACTTACGTACTGTAATTGAACCGTGGTTAACTGCTGTTTTTCAGAGTGAGCATCTATCGCTTTTGACTGGTACGGGTCTCACAACAGGTATTTGTTATGAGGCTGGGGTTACACCTCAAGCTATGGGGAGAATTGATTTCAATATCTGTAACGAAGAGATACATAAATATGCAGATTCTGCAGCAGAAAATCTTTCACGTGGAGCAGCTAATTTTGAAGACGATTTACGAACAGCAATCGAATTACTCAAAGGAATGAAGATTTTAAACGATTCAAAAACTCCCGAACTTGAAAGTGAAATAAATAACCAACTTAAAAATTTAGTAACCAATTTGCAATCTAATGAAAAAAAGGTATTGGCAGCTGCAGATAAAGGCACGGAAGCACTCGCTCTTTTGCGGCGTTTTTTAATCAGTTTCAGCAGCCGTACTGCGACACGGGATAGGCTGCATATTTTTACTACCAATTACGATCGTTTTATTGAGTATGCTTTGGATGAAGCGGGAATTTATACACTTGATCGATTTATCGGAAAATTGGATCCCACATTAAGAATGCATAAAATGGAACTGGATTTTCATTATAACCCTCCCGGCATTCGCGGAGAACCGCGATATGTGGAAGGAGTCGTTCGTTATACTAAATTACACGGCTCGCTTGATTGGCATTTTAGCAATGGAGAAATTCATAAAATCCCAATGCCATTCGGCTCAGAACCTAGAGGAGAAAATACCGGTAATCCTTATGACACTGTTGTTATTTATCCTAATTCATCAAAAGGAATTGATACGGCTTATTTCCCTTATTCTGAATTATTCAGAGATTTTTCCACTGCAATATGCCGCCCTAATTCTGTGTTGGTAACATACGGCTATGGTTTTGGTGATTCTCATATCAATGCTATCATTCGTGATATGCTTACTATTCCTTCAACACATTTGGTTATTATTTCTTTTGATAAAGCAGGCGATAAACCTGCGGATAAAAATGATGGAATTCGAAGCCCGGGGCGTATTGAGAAGTTTGTCAATAACTGTAATGCTTCGCAATTAACGCTGCTCATAGGGAATCATTTTGGTCATATCAAAACCTTAACGGAGAATTATCTTCCCAAATCGGCTATCGATAGAATTTCCGATAGAAGACACAAAATAGAAGAAAAAAGAAACACCCAAAAGAAAAAGGGCGAAGAAGCAGAGGGTAACGATGTATAA
- a CDS encoding Eco57I restriction-modification methylase domain-containing protein, giving the protein MRNEKGYSEQYREVIREDKVTIGGKVKAPDYAFRIGGVRKFFVEAKKPSVNIKDDLEPAFQVRRYGYTAKLPLCILTDFEEFAVYDTRIKPSPSDKPSTARIFYCTFDEYHKHFDFIFNTFSKEAILKGSFDVYIQENKNKKGTSEVDKELLKLIESWRTELAKNIALRNPSLSIYHLNTAVQKIIDRIIFLRIAEDKEMEEYALLKKTTESGAVYQRLQSVFDKANAKYNSGLFKPHDWLRSLVIDDAVLSSIINGLYYPECPYEFSILPVEILGNIYEQFLGKTIKFRNVKGGHTALIEEKPEVKKAGGVYYTPQYIVRYIVENTIGVKIRGKSPKYIAQLKVVDPACGSGSFLVEAYQELLNYHLDYYSNEKKRGDALKKNLIYETTGGSYKLTIEEKQRILLNNIYGVDIDGQAVEVTKLSLYLKLLENEGSETQGQLFTFSDLTLLPSLDSNIKCGNSLVGSDYYNEKDLSLFDDEAMRKINTFDWDKEFPEVFAQGGFDCVIGNPPYVKEYTNRDCFEGLYSHPCYQGKMDLWYFFGYQGIVFLKDDGLIGFIAPNNWITNAGASGFRNFILNNAKILKYTDFGNYNVFENASIQTMIYIMQKTKDAESYTVPYSRLNNDKSSVSEVVDFLVNDNAGGNTYFTAHIEKSQCLDNYILFLNPKIAEVLNKIQTAGNTFFEKDEIIQGIVGAPDECFIVNDISNFSEAEQQFIKPYYTGLSDRYACKPTDKYIIYLSAQNFNNQKLSNFPNFFSHFDKYKPELKKAKIKYKTPDKPYYYLHREREEKFFVEGKEKIISQGRTLFPRFYYTKDSFYASRALFVIQSNRFNLKFLTALLNSTLARFWLKHKGKMQGNNFQVDKEPLLAIPLISVSDAEEAPLISLADQMLETQSRLQQAISDEDKKLLEQRAAILDKQIDKAVYQLYSLTKEEVKIVEGR; this is encoded by the coding sequence GTGAGGAATGAAAAAGGGTATTCTGAGCAGTACCGCGAGGTAATCCGTGAAGATAAGGTAACGATAGGCGGCAAGGTTAAGGCTCCCGACTATGCGTTTAGAATAGGCGGAGTAAGGAAGTTTTTTGTAGAAGCAAAAAAGCCGAGCGTTAATATCAAAGATGACCTTGAACCGGCATTTCAGGTAAGGCGGTACGGGTATACGGCAAAACTTCCCTTGTGTATACTCACCGATTTTGAAGAATTTGCCGTGTACGACACTCGCATAAAGCCTTCTCCGTCCGATAAGCCGAGTACCGCCCGTATCTTTTACTGTACCTTTGACGAATATCATAAGCACTTCGATTTTATTTTTAATACTTTTTCAAAAGAGGCAATTTTAAAGGGCAGCTTTGATGTATATATTCAGGAAAATAAAAATAAAAAGGGCACTTCCGAAGTTGATAAGGAATTGCTTAAACTGATTGAAAGTTGGCGGACGGAATTGGCAAAAAATATCGCCTTACGCAATCCTTCTTTAAGTATTTATCATTTGAATACTGCCGTACAAAAAATTATCGACCGCATTATTTTCTTGCGGATTGCAGAAGATAAGGAGATGGAAGAATACGCTCTTCTTAAAAAAACAACCGAAAGCGGTGCGGTCTATCAAAGGCTGCAATCCGTGTTTGACAAGGCAAACGCAAAATATAATTCGGGACTTTTCAAACCGCATGATTGGCTGCGCAGTTTGGTTATTGACGATGCGGTTCTTTCTTCCATTATAAACGGACTGTATTATCCCGAATGTCCATACGAGTTTTCGATTTTACCGGTGGAAATACTCGGCAATATTTACGAGCAGTTTTTGGGAAAAACCATTAAATTCCGAAATGTAAAAGGAGGGCACACCGCCCTTATCGAAGAAAAGCCTGAGGTAAAAAAGGCGGGCGGTGTCTACTATACGCCTCAATACATAGTCCGCTACATTGTTGAAAATACAATAGGTGTAAAGATAAGGGGAAAAAGCCCTAAATATATTGCACAGCTCAAAGTTGTTGATCCTGCCTGCGGTTCAGGCTCCTTCCTTGTGGAAGCCTATCAAGAGCTGCTTAATTATCATTTGGACTATTATTCAAATGAAAAGAAGCGAGGAGATGCGCTTAAAAAGAATCTCATTTACGAAACTACAGGCGGTTCATATAAGCTCACGATTGAAGAAAAGCAGCGAATATTGCTTAACAATATTTACGGCGTGGATATAGACGGTCAGGCGGTGGAAGTTACAAAACTGTCGCTTTACTTAAAACTTTTGGAAAACGAAGGCAGCGAGACGCAGGGGCAGCTTTTTACATTTTCCGATCTAACCCTTTTACCCTCACTTGATTCAAACATCAAATGCGGCAACAGTCTTGTCGGCTCCGACTATTACAACGAAAAAGATTTAAGCCTTTTTGACGATGAAGCCATGAGGAAAATCAACACTTTTGACTGGGACAAGGAATTCCCCGAAGTCTTTGCACAAGGCGGCTTTGACTGCGTGATAGGAAATCCGCCGTATGTCAAAGAATATACCAATCGCGATTGTTTTGAAGGTTTATATTCTCATCCTTGCTATCAGGGAAAAATGGATTTATGGTATTTTTTTGGATATCAGGGGATTGTTTTTTTGAAAGATGACGGACTCATCGGTTTTATTGCACCTAATAATTGGATTACGAATGCAGGTGCTTCTGGTTTTAGAAATTTTATACTCAATAATGCAAAAATATTAAAATATACGGATTTTGGTAATTATAATGTTTTTGAAAACGCTTCGATTCAAACAATGATTTATATTATGCAAAAAACAAAAGACGCCGAAAGCTATACTGTACCCTATTCCCGTCTTAATAATGATAAGTCCTCAGTTTCGGAAGTTGTTGATTTTTTAGTGAATGATAATGCAGGCGGAAATACTTATTTTACTGCGCATATAGAAAAATCACAGTGTCTTGATAATTATATTTTATTTTTGAATCCGAAAATTGCAGAAGTTTTGAATAAAATACAGACAGCCGGTAATACTTTTTTTGAAAAAGATGAAATTATTCAAGGAATTGTAGGAGCCCCTGATGAATGTTTTATAGTAAACGATATATCTAATTTTTCAGAAGCAGAACAGCAATTTATAAAACCGTACTATACAGGTTTATCTGATAGATATGCTTGCAAACCTACTGATAAATACATTATTTATTTATCGGCACAAAATTTTAACAACCAAAAGTTATCAAATTTCCCTAATTTTTTTAGTCACTTTGATAAATATAAACCCGAGCTAAAAAAAGCAAAAATAAAATATAAAACACCGGATAAACCATATTACTATCTTCATAGAGAAAGAGAAGAAAAATTTTTTGTAGAAGGAAAAGAAAAAATTATTTCTCAAGGAAGAACTTTATTTCCAAGATTTTACTATACAAAGGATTCATTTTACGCTTCGAGAGCCTTATTTGTTATTCAATCAAATAGATTTAATCTAAAATTTTTAACGGCTCTTTTAAATTCTACACTTGCCCGCTTTTGGCTCAAACACAAGGGAAAAATGCAGGGCAACAATTTCCAAGTAGACAAAGAACCACTGCTTGCAATACCGCTTATATCCGTTTCCGACGCAGAAGAAGCTCCGCTCATCAGCCTTGCAGATCAAATGCTTGAAACACAAAGCAGGCTGCAGCAGGCTATTTCCGATGAGGATAAAAAACTCTTGGAACAGCGGGCAGCAATTCTTGACAAGCAGATTGATAAGGCGGTATATCAATTATACAGTTTGACGAAAGAAGAAGTGAAAATTGTGGAGGGGAGGTAG
- a CDS encoding TetR/AcrR family transcriptional regulator: protein MATAFTDEEKEAIRKKLHKVAKDCLKRYGVRKTTVDQMVEMADISKGSFYNFYASKEMLFFSVLEEYQIDIMNCLTEQLGQENQINADQFVRLLYDFYQDFRYSFVYTIFKNHEMELLIRKLPKEVIKTHHLLDDRMVEKIVSRINIRETLSVEIVSALFRTIAMSILHIEEIGEKQFDTILKLLIQGIVGQIIEEDNSERGN from the coding sequence ATGGCTACTGCTTTTACCGATGAAGAAAAAGAAGCAATTAGAAAGAAATTACATAAGGTTGCAAAGGATTGTCTTAAAAGATATGGGGTTAGGAAAACCACAGTTGACCAAATGGTAGAAATGGCAGATATTTCCAAGGGTTCTTTTTATAATTTTTATGCTTCAAAAGAAATGTTATTTTTTTCAGTCTTGGAAGAATATCAAATAGATATTATGAACTGTCTGACGGAACAATTAGGACAAGAAAATCAAATAAATGCAGATCAGTTTGTGCGCTTACTATATGATTTTTATCAGGATTTTCGCTATTCATTTGTGTATACCATTTTCAAAAATCATGAAATGGAGCTACTCATAAGAAAATTGCCCAAAGAAGTGATAAAAACCCATCATCTCTTAGATGATAGAATGGTTGAAAAAATTGTATCCCGAATCAATATTAGAGAAACTTTATCGGTAGAAATTGTCTCCGCTTTATTTAGAACGATTGCTATGAGCATATTACACATCGAAGAAATCGGCGAAAAGCAATTTGATACGATATTAAAATTATTAATACAAGGAATTGTTGGGCAAATTATTGAGGAGGATAATAGTGAAAGAGGCAATTAA
- a CDS encoding plasmid mobilization protein, whose product MNNRKRNVQIKFRVTEKERNLIEEKMKQVPTRNMEAYLLKMAIDGYIIQVDHSDIKKMTAELQKIGVNINRIVKKAIAYEILHLHE is encoded by the coding sequence ATGAATAACAGGAAAAGAAATGTGCAAATTAAGTTTCGTGTTACGGAAAAAGAACGAAACTTGATTGAAGAAAAAATGAAACAGGTGCCTACAAGAAATATGGAAGCGTACCTTCTGAAAATGGCGATAGACGGATATATCATTCAGGTCGATCACAGCGATATAAAGAAAATGACGGCAGAGCTTCAAAAAATCGGGGTCAACATCAATCGGATTGTAAAAAAAGCTATAGCTTATGAAATTTTACATTTACATGAATAG
- a CDS encoding AAA family ATPase → MARADLLCELIKYGLINDSSNFRKATEALCAEERSKQHTVLAAKIDELLKKSHKAIAKDNVLSPATIRGGTSEQNLFMEKIPQKRLDHLILPNHIKLTCQDLITEQNRSDLLQSYGIEPRNKILLIGPPGNGKTSLAEAISEALMIPLLTVRYESIIGSYLGETASRLSRLFDYVKTRECVLFFDEFETLGKERGDTHETGEIKRVVSSLLMQIDALPSYVIVIAATNHDTLLDKAAWRRFQIRLEIPKPTRNNLEEYYRFFEKEKDFKFGLQPSILARKTLGISYAEAEEFALSVYRQYILSLPNDNAKEITEKVIRSWQSQVIIADKNNGGLEICQTDL, encoded by the coding sequence ATGGCAAGAGCAGATTTGCTATGTGAGTTAATAAAATACGGTTTAATAAATGATTCTTCAAACTTTAGGAAAGCTACTGAGGCCTTATGTGCCGAAGAACGTTCAAAGCAGCATACAGTACTTGCAGCAAAAATTGATGAATTATTAAAAAAATCGCATAAAGCTATCGCTAAAGATAATGTACTTTCACCAGCGACTATCCGTGGTGGAACAAGTGAACAGAATCTTTTTATGGAAAAGATTCCGCAAAAAAGACTAGATCATTTAATTCTTCCAAATCATATTAAATTAACCTGTCAAGATTTAATAACAGAACAAAACCGTTCCGATTTGCTGCAATCATACGGCATAGAACCACGAAATAAAATTCTTTTAATTGGTCCTCCTGGAAACGGAAAAACTTCATTGGCAGAAGCAATATCTGAAGCATTGATGATACCGCTTCTTACAGTTAGGTATGAAAGTATTATAGGTTCTTATCTCGGAGAAACCGCATCCCGATTATCAAGGTTGTTTGATTATGTGAAAACCAGAGAATGTGTTTTATTTTTTGATGAGTTTGAAACACTCGGGAAAGAACGTGGTGACACCCATGAAACTGGTGAAATTAAACGTGTAGTAAGTTCTTTATTGATGCAGATTGATGCGCTTCCAAGTTATGTTATTGTTATTGCTGCTACAAATCATGATACTTTGCTTGATAAAGCAGCATGGCGTAGATTCCAAATCAGACTAGAAATACCAAAACCAACTCGAAACAATCTAGAAGAGTATTATCGTTTCTTTGAAAAGGAAAAAGATTTTAAGTTTGGTTTGCAACCAAGCATACTTGCGAGGAAAACATTAGGTATAAGTTATGCAGAAGCAGAGGAATTTGCATTATCAGTTTATAGACAATATATTTTAAGTCTGCCGAATGATAATGCGAAGGAAATTACCGAGAAAGTAATTCGTAGTTGGCAATCTCAAGTAATTATTGCAGATAAAAATAATGGAGGATTAGAAATATGCCAGACAGACCTTTAA